One stretch of Epinephelus lanceolatus isolate andai-2023 chromosome 15, ASM4190304v1, whole genome shotgun sequence DNA includes these proteins:
- the nubpl gene encoding iron-sulfur cluster transfer protein NUBPL, with translation MAQLTYSRLSHLLRISVNKHSVLRTGTEIKPGPACCVQFARCHRSVDSKTLQERQKQQMAKGLPKQKPITGVKQVIVVASGKGGVGKSTTAVNLALGLMANDPLKSVGLLDADVHGPSIPKLMNLKGNPELSNNNLMIPLTNYGVPCMSMGFLVDEVAPIVWRGLMVMSALEKLLRQVHWGSLDYLVVDMPPGTGDVQLSISQNIPVSGAVIVSTPQDIALLDARRGAEMFKKVNVPVLGLVQNMSVFQCPKCNHQTHIFGSDGARQLADTLGVNFLGDIPLHLNIREMSDRGTPVVVSSPDSPEAEAYRKVASAVVQRLEEVNT, from the exons ATGGCTCAGCTCACTTACAGCAGACTGTCGCATTTACTGAGAATATCCGTTAATAAACACTCAGTGTTACGAACCGGGACAGAAATAAAACCGGGACCTGCGTGTTGTGTTCAGTTCGCACGCTGCCAC AGGTCAGTGGACAGTAagacactacaggagaggcagaaGCAGCAGATGGCGAAAGGTCTTCCCAAACAGAAGCCCATCACGGGGGTCAAACAGGTCATCGTTGTGGCTTCAGGGAAAGGTGGCGTGGGCAAATCAACCACTGCAG TGAATTTAGCTCTTGGATTGATGGCGAACGATCCG ctcaaatcAGTTGGTCTGCTGGATGCTGACGTTCACGGCCCCTCGATTCCCAAACTGATGAACCTGAAGGGAAACCCGGAGCTCAGCAACA ACAATCTGATGATCCCTCTCACCAACTACGGGGTTCCTTG CATGTCGATGGGGTTCCTGGTGGACGAAGTCGCTCCGATCGTGTGGAGGGGGCTGATGGTGATGTCAGCGTTAGAGAAACTGCTCAGACAG GTGCACTGGGGGTCATTGGACTATCTGGTAGTCGACATGCCTCCTGGGACAGGAGACGTCCAGCTGTCTATCTCACAGAACATTCCAGTCTCag gTGCGGTCATTGTGTCAACGCCGCAGGACATCGCTCTCCTCGACGCTCGCAGAGGAGCCGAGATGTTCAAGAAAGTTAACGTGCCG GTTCTCGGTCTGGTGCAGAACATGAGTGTCTTCCAGTGTCCCAAGTGTAACCACCAGACTCACATCTTCGGCTCTGATGGGGCCCGACAGCTCGCTGACACTCTGGGAGTCAATTTCTTAG GTGACATTCCTCTTCATCTCAACATCAGAGAGATGTCAGACAGAGGAACACCAGTGGTCGTCTCCTCTCCTGACAGCCCAGAG GCGGAGGCGTACAGGAAGGTGGCGTCTGCTGTGGTCCAAAGGCTTGAGGAAGTCAACACTTGA